The Sphingomonas sp. So64.6b genome includes a region encoding these proteins:
- a CDS encoding helix-turn-helix transcriptional regulator, with protein MITAIREVRRARGMTLDDVARRCAPPTTAQTIGRLETGTRTVSVGWLNRIAGALGVTAADLVRLPTRSDIPVAAILDSGGVHAPKHQTSLAPPSPGPGLVAVTVAAGIGDYRSGDELWCETLAPDSFAQAMNRDVLVPRPAGRFLFGRLIGREDGKLHLLPLGPGGRQQVVADPPWIARAVRLVRAL; from the coding sequence ATGATCACCGCGATCCGCGAAGTCCGCCGCGCCAGGGGGATGACGCTCGACGATGTCGCGCGGCGTTGCGCCCCACCGACCACCGCGCAGACGATCGGCCGGCTTGAGACGGGCACACGCACGGTATCGGTCGGCTGGCTCAACCGCATTGCGGGTGCGCTCGGTGTAACCGCAGCGGATCTCGTCAGGCTGCCGACGCGCAGCGACATTCCGGTGGCGGCGATCCTCGATTCCGGCGGCGTTCATGCGCCGAAACACCAAACCTCACTCGCCCCGCCATCGCCCGGCCCCGGCCTTGTCGCGGTGACCGTTGCGGCCGGGATCGGCGACTATCGCAGCGGTGACGAGCTCTGGTGCGAAACGCTTGCACCCGACAGTTTCGCACAAGCAATGAACCGCGATGTGCTGGTCCCCCGCCCCGCCGGCCGCTTCCTGTTCGGCCGCCTGATCGGGCGCGAGGACGGCAAACTCCATTTGCTTCCACTCGGGCCGGGCGGGCGCCAGCAAGTCGTCGCCGATCCGCCCTGGATCGCTCGTGCGGTTCGGCTGGTGCGGGCGCTTTAG
- a CDS encoding D-glycerate dehydrogenase, translated as MAGDRPRVLVTRTWPEAVERRLAERFDVTLNPTDVPLDEAALIAGMRDYDAVCPTITDRMHAGILGIERRRAAIVASYGVGFEHIDVAAAMAAGIAVTNTPGVLTDATADLALTLILMTARRAGEGERELRSGSWTGWRPTHLLGTSLKGKTLGLVGFGRIAQATAERARFGFGMEIAYYARRPGPQELVDRLGARFVPNLGDLLGEADFVSLHVPGGAETRHLIDAAAIAQMQRHAILINTARGDVVDEDALIEALGTRRIAGAGLDVFAGEPNVSPALRGIENAVLLPHLGSATRETREAMGMRVFANLEAWFDGKAPPDRVA; from the coding sequence ATGGCGGGGGATCGTCCGCGCGTCCTGGTGACGCGGACATGGCCGGAAGCGGTGGAGCGTCGATTGGCAGAGCGCTTCGACGTGACGCTCAACCCGACCGATGTCCCGCTCGATGAGGCTGCGCTCATTGCCGGGATGCGGGACTATGACGCCGTCTGCCCGACAATCACCGATCGGATGCATGCCGGCATTCTGGGGATCGAGAGGCGTCGCGCGGCCATCGTCGCCAGCTATGGCGTCGGCTTCGAGCATATCGATGTCGCGGCGGCGATGGCGGCGGGGATCGCCGTCACCAACACGCCGGGGGTGCTGACCGACGCCACGGCCGATCTGGCGCTGACCCTGATCCTGATGACCGCGCGCCGCGCCGGCGAGGGCGAACGCGAGCTTCGCTCGGGCAGCTGGACCGGCTGGCGGCCGACGCATCTGCTTGGCACGAGCCTGAAGGGCAAGACATTGGGGCTGGTCGGCTTTGGTCGCATCGCCCAGGCGACCGCCGAGCGTGCCCGGTTCGGCTTTGGCATGGAGATCGCTTATTATGCGCGCCGGCCCGGCCCGCAGGAATTGGTCGATCGTCTCGGTGCGCGCTTCGTGCCGAATCTTGGCGACTTGCTAGGCGAGGCAGATTTCGTGTCGCTGCATGTGCCCGGCGGCGCGGAGACCCGCCATCTGATCGATGCGGCGGCGATTGCGCAGATGCAGCGCCATGCGATCCTGATCAACACCGCGCGCGGCGATGTGGTCGATGAGGACGCGCTGATCGAGGCGCTTGGCACACGCCGCATCGCCGGCGCCGGCCTCGACGTGTTCGCCGGCGAACCGAATGTGTCGCCCGCGTTGCGTGGAATCGAGAATGCTGTGCTTTTGCCTCACCTTGGCAGTGCGACGCGTGAAACGCGCGAGGCGATGGGCATGCGCGTCTTCGCCAATCTGGAGGCATGGTTCGACGGCAAGGCTCCGCCGGATCGGGTGGCGTGA
- a CDS encoding UDP-glucose/GDP-mannose dehydrogenase family protein translates to MRITMIGSGYVGLVSGACFSDFGHDVICVDKDESKIAALEAGRMPIFEPGLDKLVAANVAAGRLSFTTDLKSAVAGADAVFIAVGTPSRRGDGHADLSYVFAATREIAEAVTGPTVVVTKSTVPVGTGDKVEEILAELAPDMDIAVVSNPEFLREGAAIGDFKRPDRIVIGTEDARAMQVMRDVYRPLYLNESPILFTGRRTAELIKYAANAFLATKITFINEIADLCEAVGANVQDVSRGIGLDNRIGSKFLHAGPGYGGSCFPKDTLALLKTAEDYETPVRIVEAVVQVNDNRKRAMGRKVIRALGGDGTTGAKGKTVAVLGLTFKPNTDDMRDAPSLAIVQSLLDAGVTVRGYDPEGMEPAKAMMPDVTYCNNAYEAATGADAVVIVTEWDVFRALDLKRLAGVMAAPVMVDLRNVYPPAEVERAGFAYSSIGR, encoded by the coding sequence ATGCGCATCACGATGATCGGCTCGGGCTATGTTGGCCTGGTTTCCGGCGCCTGTTTCTCGGATTTCGGCCATGACGTGATCTGCGTCGACAAGGACGAATCGAAGATCGCCGCGCTCGAGGCCGGCCGGATGCCGATCTTCGAGCCTGGCCTCGACAAGCTGGTCGCGGCCAATGTCGCGGCGGGACGGTTGAGCTTCACCACCGATTTGAAAAGCGCCGTTGCCGGTGCGGACGCGGTTTTCATTGCGGTTGGCACGCCGTCACGACGCGGAGACGGTCATGCCGACCTGTCTTATGTCTTCGCCGCGACACGCGAAATCGCCGAGGCTGTGACCGGTCCGACCGTCGTCGTGACCAAATCGACCGTGCCGGTCGGCACGGGCGACAAGGTCGAGGAGATTCTCGCCGAGCTCGCGCCGGACATGGATATCGCGGTCGTCTCCAACCCCGAATTCCTGCGTGAAGGCGCTGCGATCGGAGATTTCAAGCGGCCCGACCGGATCGTTATCGGCACCGAGGACGCGCGCGCGATGCAAGTGATGCGCGATGTCTATCGCCCACTTTACCTCAACGAGAGTCCGATCCTGTTCACCGGCCGGCGTACCGCCGAACTGATCAAATATGCCGCGAATGCATTTCTCGCGACCAAGATCACCTTCATCAACGAGATCGCCGATCTGTGCGAAGCGGTCGGCGCGAATGTGCAGGACGTGTCGCGCGGCATCGGCCTCGATAACCGGATCGGCTCGAAATTCCTTCACGCCGGACCGGGTTATGGGGGGTCGTGCTTCCCCAAGGATACGCTCGCGCTGCTCAAGACTGCCGAGGATTATGAAACGCCGGTGCGGATCGTCGAGGCGGTGGTCCAGGTCAACGATAACCGCAAACGCGCGATGGGCCGAAAGGTGATCCGTGCGCTGGGCGGCGACGGTACGACCGGGGCCAAGGGAAAGACCGTGGCGGTGCTTGGCCTGACCTTCAAGCCCAACACCGATGATATGCGCGACGCGCCGAGCCTGGCAATCGTGCAGAGCCTGCTCGATGCCGGCGTGACGGTGCGCGGATATGATCCGGAGGGGATGGAGCCGGCCAAGGCGATGATGCCCGACGTCACCTATTGCAACAATGCCTATGAAGCGGCGACCGGCGCGGATGCAGTGGTGATCGTGACCGAATGGGATGTGTTCCGGGCGCTCGACCTGAAGCGCCTTGCCGGGGTGATGGCCGCGCCGGTGATGGTCGATCTGCGCAACGTCTATCCACCGGCCGAGGTGGAGCGCGCTGGCTTCGCCTATAGCTCGATCGGACGCTGA
- a CDS encoding kinase encodes MSAAAVAALIARERLPATYADMVDRWWRPLAAAIAGWRSASAGPLVIGLNGAQGSGKSTLCAFLEQVLLPEHGLSAVTLSLDDLYLTRAARAALAHTVHPLLTTRGVPGTHDIDLGCAILDALRRGDHVALPRFSKALDDRVPPDQWVAAPPSPDLILFEGWCVGAIPQSAGALVKPINRLEAEEDIDGIWRGYVNDQLAGAYVRLFAGLDRFIMLRPPDFASVVENRLLQERKLRALQGPGGRVMTDDEVRRFVQHYERLTRHMFQALPARADILVALDSGLDIVRIDGL; translated from the coding sequence GTGAGCGCAGCGGCGGTCGCTGCGCTGATCGCGCGCGAGCGGCTTCCGGCGACCTATGCGGATATGGTCGATCGCTGGTGGCGGCCGCTCGCGGCGGCGATCGCGGGCTGGAGATCGGCATCAGCCGGTCCGCTGGTGATCGGGCTGAACGGTGCGCAGGGCAGTGGTAAATCGACGCTTTGCGCCTTTCTCGAGCAAGTGCTGCTGCCCGAACATGGCCTGAGCGCGGTCACGCTTTCGCTCGATGACCTCTATCTCACCCGCGCGGCGCGCGCGGCCCTTGCCCACACTGTGCATCCGCTGCTCACGACCCGCGGTGTTCCGGGGACGCATGATATCGATCTGGGCTGTGCGATCCTCGATGCGCTACGCCGCGGCGACCACGTCGCACTGCCCCGTTTCAGCAAGGCGCTCGACGATCGCGTGCCGCCGGACCAATGGGTCGCCGCGCCGCCATCGCCCGATCTGATATTGTTCGAAGGCTGGTGCGTCGGCGCCATCCCCCAATCCGCCGGGGCGCTTGTCAAACCGATCAACCGTCTCGAAGCCGAGGAAGATATTGACGGGATCTGGCGGGGCTATGTGAATGATCAACTCGCCGGGGCTTATGTAAGATTGTTCGCCGGGCTCGACCGTTTCATCATGCTTCGCCCACCGGATTTCGCTTCGGTAGTGGAGAACCGGTTGCTCCAGGAACGCAAGCTGCGCGCGTTACAGGGGCCGGGCGGGCGGGTGATGACCGACGACGAGGTGCGCCGCTTCGTTCAACATTATGAGCGCCTGACACGTCATATGTTCCAGGCGCTGCCCGCCAGGGCGGACATTCTGGTGGCGCTCGACTCAGGGCTGGACATCGTACGCATCGACGGCCTGTAG
- the dapF gene encoding diaminopimelate epimerase — protein sequence MRFDFVKCHGSGNDFPLIDARAIELDDAAWAGVARALADRRGPVGGDGLLLLTDGDKLHDFGMRMFNADGSEAETCLNGLRCVARAGFDALGIDRAEVRLKTSSAHAERDADLAPGVVSVRETAGPADLDVTHWPLIEAETGAGHEIVQRPIAMLPSRRSFTAVAMPNPHLVSFVETVDEAELVAVGEACEAAPEWLPNRANVSFVEQRGADLFVRTFERGVGLTDSCGSAMAASVFAACLTGRAEFGVELSVFNRGGLVRAQAESDGMVRLSGNATYDWTGSAEVDADRGIAGDVKVDRHFNDEIAAWAAVVDGIS from the coding sequence ATGCGGTTCGACTTCGTCAAATGCCATGGATCGGGTAATGATTTCCCGTTGATCGACGCTCGCGCGATCGAGCTCGACGATGCCGCATGGGCCGGCGTTGCCCGGGCGCTGGCCGACCGGCGCGGGCCGGTCGGCGGCGACGGCCTGTTGCTGCTGACCGATGGCGACAAGCTGCACGATTTTGGCATGCGCATGTTCAATGCCGATGGCAGCGAAGCCGAGACGTGCCTCAATGGGCTGCGCTGCGTGGCGCGCGCGGGTTTCGATGCGTTGGGGATCGACCGGGCCGAAGTCCGGTTGAAGACATCGAGTGCTCATGCCGAACGCGATGCCGACCTCGCGCCGGGTGTGGTCAGCGTGCGCGAAACGGCAGGACCGGCGGATCTCGACGTGACGCACTGGCCGCTGATCGAGGCGGAAACCGGGGCAGGACATGAGATCGTGCAGCGGCCCATCGCGATGCTGCCTTCGCGGCGCAGTTTCACTGCGGTCGCGATGCCCAATCCGCATCTGGTGAGCTTCGTCGAGACGGTCGACGAGGCGGAGCTGGTCGCGGTCGGCGAGGCTTGCGAGGCGGCGCCCGAATGGCTGCCCAATCGCGCCAATGTCTCTTTCGTCGAACAGCGCGGCGCGGACCTGTTCGTACGCACCTTCGAACGCGGCGTCGGGCTGACCGACAGTTGTGGTAGTGCGATGGCGGCGTCGGTGTTCGCGGCATGCCTGACGGGGCGAGCCGAGTTCGGTGTGGAATTGAGTGTGTTCAATCGTGGCGGCCTGGTCAGGGCGCAAGCGGAGAGCGACGGGATGGTCCGGCTGTCCGGCAACGCAACCTATGACTGGACCGGGTCGGCCGAGGTCGATGCCGATCGCGGGATCGCCGGCGATGTGAAGGTCGATCGGCATTTCAACGATGAAATCGCTGCCTGGGCGGCGGTGGTGGACGGGATCTCCTGA
- a CDS encoding OmpA family protein, producing the protein MRKLAIAMALASTALATPALARDDSWYVGVEGGAMIVEDIDFDIGALAGAGQVNSKYGYDVDGVIGYDFGPFRVEAEVGYKSANVDSYSSTTTTPVYLSNGVLNPAFPAGTYDYAGGKTSALSFMLNGLLDFGDDDGIQGFVGGGVGVARVKANGYALNTNGPFLDDSDTVFAWQGLAGIRAPLSSHIDATLKYRFFNAAKVGLVDVTGREFEGRFRSHSILGGLTYNFGEPAAPPPPPPPPPPPPPPPPPPPPPPEAVQCSPGPYIVFFEWDKSDVTPQAASLLDNAISQYQNCGNTQVMLAGHADKSGSPKYNLGLSQRRADAVKGYLTSRSIPEGVISTSAFGESRPRIETADGVRELENRRVEISYGPGSGN; encoded by the coding sequence ATGCGGAAGCTTGCCATCGCAATGGCGCTTGCCTCCACTGCTCTCGCCACACCAGCTCTCGCCCGCGACGATTCGTGGTACGTGGGCGTCGAAGGTGGCGCGATGATCGTGGAAGACATCGACTTCGACATTGGTGCCCTTGCGGGTGCCGGCCAGGTCAACAGTAAATACGGCTACGACGTCGATGGCGTCATCGGCTACGACTTCGGTCCTTTCCGCGTTGAAGCGGAAGTCGGCTACAAGAGCGCGAACGTCGATTCTTATAGCTCGACCACGACTACGCCGGTCTATCTGTCGAACGGCGTGCTTAACCCGGCGTTCCCGGCTGGCACTTATGACTATGCCGGCGGAAAGACTTCGGCGCTCAGCTTCATGCTGAACGGTTTGCTCGACTTCGGCGACGATGACGGCATTCAGGGCTTTGTCGGCGGCGGCGTCGGCGTCGCTCGCGTCAAGGCGAACGGCTACGCGCTGAACACCAACGGTCCATTCCTGGACGACTCCGACACCGTGTTCGCATGGCAGGGTCTTGCAGGTATCCGCGCTCCGCTGAGCAGCCATATCGACGCAACGCTGAAGTATCGCTTCTTCAACGCTGCCAAGGTTGGCCTGGTCGACGTTACGGGTCGTGAATTTGAAGGTCGTTTTCGCTCGCACAGCATTCTGGGCGGTCTGACCTACAACTTCGGTGAGCCGGCTGCACCTCCGCCGCCGCCTCCTCCGCCCCCACCGCCTCCTCCACCCCCGCCGCCGCCTCCGCCGCCTCCTGAGGCAGTGCAGTGCTCGCCTGGGCCGTACATCGTGTTCTTCGAGTGGGACAAGTCGGACGTCACGCCGCAGGCGGCGTCGTTGCTCGACAACGCGATCTCGCAGTACCAGAATTGCGGTAACACGCAGGTCATGCTTGCCGGTCACGCCGACAAATCGGGTTCGCCGAAGTACAATCTGGGCCTCTCGCAGCGTCGTGCAGACGCGGTGAAGGGTTACCTGACTTCGCGTTCGATCCCCGAGGGCGTGATCTCCACCTCGGCGTTCGGCGAAAGCCGTCCCCGCATCGAGACCGCCGATGGCGTTCGCGAGCTGGAAAACCGTCGCGTGGAAATCAGCTACGGACCTGGCTCGGGCAACTAA
- a CDS encoding DUF2855 family protein: MPIKREMMVRKDALEQTAINETIAPEPQDGEVLLEVEAFALTANNVTYAVVGEQVKYWYFFPAAEGWGIVPVWGHARVTASRHPEIAVGERVYGYLPMATHLIVEPGKISAGMFRDMAAHRQPMAMVYNQYRRLAADPSHDPARENERMLFEPLFLTSFLIDDQLRRQDWQGARTVILTSASSKTAMGLAHVARTSSPGIRRIGLTSKSNLRFVQDTGLYDQVIAYDALDDLDVAGNVVLVDFAGNAGLLSDVHARLAERLVHILKVGVTHHDEGGDGGMTSGAGMTSGPKPVWFFAPDAAATLIGAIGQDGFQRAVAERWRAFVVDAAGWVTVEDQRGPEAMQRVWRDQVAGRAKPDIGYVMRW; the protein is encoded by the coding sequence ATGCCGATCAAGCGCGAGATGATGGTACGTAAGGATGCGCTTGAGCAAACCGCGATCAATGAGACGATCGCGCCCGAGCCCCAGGACGGTGAGGTGCTGCTGGAGGTGGAGGCGTTCGCGCTCACCGCCAATAACGTCACTTATGCGGTGGTCGGCGAGCAGGTCAAATACTGGTATTTCTTTCCCGCCGCGGAAGGTTGGGGGATCGTGCCGGTCTGGGGCCATGCGCGGGTTACGGCGTCGCGGCACCCGGAGATCGCGGTCGGCGAGCGGGTCTATGGGTATCTGCCGATGGCGACGCACCTGATCGTCGAACCCGGCAAGATTTCTGCGGGCATGTTTCGCGACATGGCGGCGCATCGCCAGCCCATGGCGATGGTCTATAACCAGTATCGCCGGCTCGCCGCGGATCCGTCGCACGATCCGGCGCGCGAGAACGAGCGGATGTTGTTCGAGCCCTTGTTCCTGACCAGTTTCCTGATCGATGACCAGTTGCGTCGTCAGGACTGGCAGGGTGCCCGCACCGTGATCCTGACCAGTGCGTCGAGCAAGACCGCGATGGGCCTCGCCCATGTCGCGCGGACGAGCAGTCCGGGCATCAGGCGGATCGGGCTGACCAGCAAATCCAATCTCCGCTTCGTCCAGGATACCGGGTTGTACGATCAGGTGATCGCTTATGACGCGCTCGATGATCTGGACGTGGCGGGCAATGTCGTGCTGGTCGATTTCGCCGGGAATGCCGGCCTGCTTTCCGATGTTCATGCGCGGCTGGCCGAACGGCTCGTCCATATCCTCAAGGTCGGCGTAACGCATCATGACGAGGGCGGCGATGGGGGCATGACGAGCGGGGCGGGAATGACCAGCGGGCCAAAGCCAGTCTGGTTCTTCGCGCCCGATGCCGCCGCGACGCTGATCGGCGCGATCGGTCAGGATGGTTTCCAGCGCGCGGTGGCCGAGCGCTGGCGCGCGTTCGTCGTCGATGCCGCGGGCTGGGTGACGGTCGAGGACCAGCGCGGGCCGGAGGCGATGCAGCGCGTCTGGCGCGATCAGGTAGCGGGCCGGGCAAAGCCCGATATCGGTTATGTGATGCGTTGGTGA
- a CDS encoding AAA family ATPase, which yields MIEPDLNSNRFVIISGCSGGGKSTLLAELARRGHAIVEEPGRRIVAQELSGDGAALPWVDGVAFAHRAIELALADRSAAETRPGLTFFDRSAIDAASALEYLTGERLVTRLGGLPHYHKTVFLVPPWPEIYINDRERRHDYEDAMAEYQRLCWSYPLAGYDVSILDRTNVSERAGHILKILTPPRNATGAPDQRPIEL from the coding sequence ATGATTGAGCCTGATTTGAATTCAAACCGTTTCGTCATCATCTCCGGATGCTCGGGCGGCGGCAAATCGACATTGCTCGCCGAGCTGGCGCGGCGTGGCCATGCCATCGTCGAGGAGCCGGGGCGGCGGATCGTCGCACAGGAATTGAGCGGTGATGGCGCGGCGCTCCCCTGGGTGGATGGCGTCGCATTCGCCCATCGCGCGATCGAGCTCGCGCTGGCTGACCGATCTGCTGCGGAAACCAGGCCTGGTTTGACCTTTTTCGATCGGAGCGCGATCGACGCGGCATCGGCGCTGGAATATCTGACCGGTGAGCGGCTCGTGACGCGATTGGGCGGCTTGCCGCACTATCACAAGACCGTTTTCCTGGTGCCGCCCTGGCCGGAAATCTACATCAACGACCGGGAACGGCGTCATGATTACGAGGATGCCATGGCGGAATATCAACGGCTGTGTTGGTCATATCCCCTGGCCGGATATGACGTATCGATCCTCGACAGGACGAACGTCAGTGAACGTGCCGGCCATATCCTGAAAATCTTGACGCCGCCGCGCAATGCGACCGGCGCCCCGGATCAGCGTCCGATCGAGCTATAG
- a CDS encoding spermidine synthase has translation MVPRELIDSAEIPGGGVLKLFRRGDDWSIMLGGNELMSSRVRGSEEALATLALERIGRADANVLIGGLGMGFTLRAALAVLGARARLTVAELVPAVIDWAHGAMAAVHEGSLDDPRVVIIETDVGALIRAGSETYDAILLDVDNGPDGLTRGGNNALYSTRGLAAARSALRPGGVLAIWSAGADAAFARRLRDGFAVEEMVVRSGSGGKGARHIIWLAERSR, from the coding sequence ATGGTTCCACGCGAATTGATCGATAGCGCCGAGATACCGGGCGGCGGCGTGCTCAAGCTCTTCCGGCGGGGCGACGACTGGTCGATCATGCTCGGCGGCAACGAGTTGATGAGCAGCCGGGTACGCGGCTCGGAAGAAGCACTGGCGACCCTGGCGCTGGAACGGATCGGGCGTGCGGACGCGAATGTGCTGATCGGCGGGCTCGGTATGGGTTTCACCTTGCGTGCCGCGCTGGCAGTGCTCGGCGCGCGTGCCCGGTTGACCGTTGCCGAACTGGTACCGGCGGTGATCGACTGGGCGCACGGGGCGATGGCGGCGGTGCATGAAGGGAGCCTCGATGATCCGCGGGTGGTGATTATCGAAACTGATGTCGGCGCGCTGATCCGGGCAGGGTCCGAGACATATGACGCGATCCTACTCGATGTCGACAACGGCCCGGACGGGCTGACGCGCGGCGGCAATAACGCGCTTTATTCGACGCGTGGCCTTGCCGCGGCGCGCTCCGCCTTGCGGCCTGGCGGGGTGCTCGCAATCTGGTCGGCGGGCGCCGATGCGGCGTTTGCGCGGCGCCTGCGTGACGGATTCGCCGTGGAGGAAATGGTGGTGCGGTCGGGCAGCGGCGGCAAAGGCGCGCGCCATATCATCTGGCTGGCAGAGCGATCGCGCTGA
- a CDS encoding glycine zipper 2TM domain-containing protein, giving the protein MSRFTIVAALCATSLMAFTTPASAQTRQDEQRFQQAQQRLQDELRAFQQEYDRYQQARNRGGGRPGPGGYNGGPGYGGPGGYNNAPRYDDDDRVESGYEPSRYYRDGNYQERVLSSDERVYRGQDGRYYCKRNDGTTGLIVGAIGGGVLGNVIDGGHSRGVGTILGAIVGGVAGKSIDQNNQQVKCR; this is encoded by the coding sequence ATGTCTCGTTTCACGATCGTCGCCGCGCTTTGCGCCACCAGTCTGATGGCGTTCACGACGCCCGCCAGCGCGCAGACACGCCAGGACGAGCAGCGTTTCCAGCAGGCGCAGCAGCGATTGCAGGATGAGCTTCGCGCATTCCAGCAGGAATATGATCGCTATCAGCAGGCGCGCAATCGCGGCGGCGGGCGTCCCGGACCGGGCGGTTATAACGGGGGCCCAGGCTATGGCGGCCCCGGCGGCTATAATAACGCACCGCGCTACGACGACGACGACCGGGTCGAATCGGGTTACGAGCCTTCGCGCTATTATCGCGACGGAAATTATCAGGAGCGGGTGCTGAGTTCGGACGAACGGGTCTATCGCGGCCAGGACGGTCGTTATTATTGCAAGCGCAATGACGGTACGACTGGCCTGATCGTCGGTGCGATCGGCGGCGGTGTGCTAGGCAATGTGATCGATGGCGGCCATTCGCGCGGCGTCGGTACGATCCTGGGTGCGATTGTCGGCGGTGTCGCCGGCAAGTCGATCGACCAGAACAACCAGCAGGTAAAATGCCGTTGA
- a CDS encoding lmo0937 family membrane protein, which translates to MLWTIAVILLVLWALGFGLHVAGGLIHILLVIAVIVVAVRLLSGRSAV; encoded by the coding sequence ATGCTCTGGACAATTGCCGTCATCCTGCTCGTCCTCTGGGCGCTTGGCTTCGGCCTCCATGTTGCGGGCGGATTGATCCATATCCTGCTTGTGATCGCGGTGATCGTCGTCGCCGTCCGTCTGCTCAGCGGACGAAGCGCGGTCTGA
- a CDS encoding TauD/TfdA family dioxygenase codes for MALTVKPILPRFGAEVSGVDLRAPLDAAQRQEIVDTMDRWGVCVYRDTGLNDESHIAFSRIFGHLESAPSIKGRQRRFTHSELFDAGNLTPGGEILQDENLILHKKGDRLWHTDSSFMEMRSSYSLLLAYEVPSKGGETWFADTRSAYDDLPDAMKAKIAGLELEHSLWQSRRLAGFPLSEVEVDARPKARQPLVLEQKSTGRNALYVASHALDVVGMPRDEGQALIEELIAFATQPQYTFSVTWNPGDLVIWDNLTSMHRGGDFDVLNERRDMRRTTVREGAAPDHADDPFGEYFRSSMGQPG; via the coding sequence ATGGCACTGACTGTGAAACCCATTCTACCGCGCTTCGGCGCGGAGGTATCGGGCGTTGACCTGCGCGCGCCGCTCGATGCGGCGCAGCGCCAGGAGATTGTCGATACGATGGATCGATGGGGTGTGTGCGTTTATCGCGACACCGGCCTGAACGATGAAAGCCATATCGCTTTCAGCCGCATCTTCGGCCATCTTGAAAGTGCGCCGTCGATAAAGGGCCGTCAGCGTCGCTTTACCCATTCGGAGCTGTTCGACGCGGGCAACCTCACGCCCGGTGGGGAGATATTGCAGGACGAGAATCTGATTCTCCACAAAAAGGGCGATCGGCTGTGGCACACCGATTCCTCCTTCATGGAAATGCGCTCCTCCTATTCGCTGCTGCTGGCCTATGAAGTGCCGTCAAAGGGCGGCGAAACCTGGTTCGCCGATACGCGATCGGCCTACGACGATCTGCCCGATGCAATGAAGGCGAAGATCGCCGGGCTCGAACTCGAACACTCGCTGTGGCAATCGCGCCGGCTCGCCGGCTTCCCGCTGAGCGAAGTGGAGGTCGATGCCCGGCCCAAGGCGCGTCAGCCGCTGGTGCTCGAACAGAAATCGACCGGCCGCAACGCGCTCTATGTCGCCAGCCATGCGCTCGACGTGGTGGGCATGCCGCGCGATGAAGGGCAGGCGCTGATCGAGGAACTGATCGCTTTCGCGACCCAGCCGCAATATACCTTCTCGGTGACATGGAATCCGGGCGATCTGGTGATCTGGGACAATCTGACGTCGATGCATCGCGGTGGCGATTTCGACGTGTTGAACGAACGGCGCGACATGCGCCGCACCACCGTGCGCGAAGGCGCGGCGCCCGACCATGCCGATGACCCGTTCGGTGAATATTTCCGCTCATCAATGGGTCAGCCGGGCTGA
- a CDS encoding MOSC domain-containing protein produces the protein MSEGGEIGRVAAVACDDAHRFAKPCRGSIHLIEGLGVAGDAHAGVTVQHRSRVAKNPDQPNLRQVHLIHAELFDELAEQGFAIGPGRIGENITVRGIALLDLPTDTILRIGDDARIRITGLRNPCHQLEAVQAGLTQAVLARAPDGSLIRKAGVMAIVVSGGEIRPGDTVRVTLPAGPHRRLEAV, from the coding sequence ATGAGCGAAGGCGGCGAGATCGGGCGCGTGGCGGCGGTGGCGTGCGACGATGCGCATCGCTTCGCCAAGCCATGCCGCGGCTCGATCCACCTTATCGAAGGGTTGGGTGTCGCTGGCGATGCTCATGCCGGTGTGACCGTCCAGCACCGGTCACGGGTCGCGAAGAATCCGGACCAGCCCAATTTGCGGCAAGTCCATCTTATCCATGCCGAGCTGTTCGACGAGCTGGCCGAACAAGGCTTTGCGATCGGCCCCGGCCGGATCGGCGAGAATATCACGGTGAGGGGGATCGCGCTGCTCGACCTGCCGACCGATACGATCCTGCGCATCGGGGACGATGCACGAATCCGCATTACGGGCCTGCGTAATCCCTGCCATCAACTCGAGGCGGTGCAGGCCGGGCTGACCCAAGCGGTCCTGGCGCGCGCGCCTGACGGATCGCTGATCCGCAAGGCCGGCGTGATGGCCATCGTGGTGAGTGGCGGCGAGATACGGCCCGGCGATACGGTGCGTGTTACCTTGCCGGCGGGACCGCATCGGCGACTGGAGGCGGTCTGA